A window of Mucilaginibacter paludis DSM 18603 contains these coding sequences:
- a CDS encoding DUF72 domain-containing protein, which translates to MEFGRVSLEELAKIDFNLPPDPELTIRTLKAAPHQKQLQVHVGCAKWGRKEWVGKIYPEKTKDANFLDEYVKHFDCIELNATFYQVYGASTIEKWKQKAMQNPGFRFCPKFSQSISHIKRLKNAEEVTTSFYEGIMAFGDLLGPLFLQLSDNYTPKSLPELKMYLQHLPKDVPVFVELRHKDWYAVPDIRNEVFEMFSELNIGAVITDASGRRDCVHMELPTPHAFIRFVGNSLDPTDYTRVDEWVQRIKQWQQDGLQSVWFFMHQHDERYSPELCDYVVDQLNKALGLDLMRPKFINKDKGLFD; encoded by the coding sequence ATGGAATTTGGACGAGTAAGCCTGGAAGAACTGGCTAAAATAGATTTTAATTTACCTCCTGACCCTGAGCTAACCATCCGGACGCTGAAGGCTGCACCGCATCAAAAACAACTGCAAGTACATGTGGGCTGCGCCAAATGGGGCCGTAAAGAATGGGTGGGAAAGATATATCCCGAAAAAACCAAGGATGCCAATTTTTTAGATGAATACGTAAAGCACTTCGACTGCATTGAGCTAAACGCCACCTTTTACCAGGTTTACGGCGCATCAACCATCGAAAAATGGAAGCAAAAAGCTATGCAAAATCCGGGCTTCAGGTTTTGCCCTAAATTTTCGCAGAGCATCAGCCACATCAAACGTTTAAAAAACGCGGAAGAGGTTACCACCTCTTTTTACGAAGGTATTATGGCCTTCGGCGATTTGCTTGGTCCGCTGTTTTTGCAATTAAGTGATAATTATACGCCCAAAAGCCTGCCCGAACTGAAGATGTACCTGCAGCACCTTCCTAAAGATGTACCCGTATTTGTAGAATTGCGGCATAAAGACTGGTACGCGGTGCCCGACATCCGCAATGAAGTTTTTGAAATGTTCAGTGAGCTCAACATAGGCGCGGTAATTACCGATGCCTCCGGCAGGCGCGATTGCGTACACATGGAATTGCCCACGCCCCATGCCTTTATCCGCTTTGTTGGCAACAGCCTCGACCCTACAGACTATACCCGTGTAGACGAATGGGTGCAGCGCATTAAACAATGGCAGCAGGATGGGCTGCAATCCGTATGGTTTTTTATGCACCAGCACGATGAGCGTTATTCGCCAGAGTTGTGTGATTATGTAGTTGACCAACTGAATAAGGCCTTAGGTTTGGATTTGATGCGGCCGAAGTTTATTAATAAAGATAAGGGGTTGTTTGATTGA
- a CDS encoding GIY-YIG nuclease family protein encodes MERGGCVYIMTNKLHTVLYTGVTSDITGRVWEHNNKIYPGSFMAKYNCNKLIYYCFYFHIEEAIAAEKLIKGISSGMHR; translated from the coding sequence ATGGAAAGAGGCGGCTGCGTTTACATCATGACGAATAAATTGCATACCGTGTTGTATACTGGAGTAACATCTGATATTACCGGAAGAGTATGGGAGCATAATAATAAAATATACCCCGGTAGTTTTATGGCTAAATACAACTGTAATAAGTTGATTTATTATTGCTTTTATTTTCATATCGAAGAAGCTATAGCCGCTGAAAAATTAATCAAAGGTATAAGCAGTGGTATGCATCGGTAA
- a CDS encoding alpha-amylase family glycosyl hydrolase, with amino-acid sequence MEQDTVQQSTQIDGMGAIVQPEGVFFRVWAPNATEVFVAGSFNEFAKDGNPLQSEGNGYWAGLVESAEEGHEYKYFLKTPFGEFFRNDPYARSVTSSVGNSVVYNPQAFEWGESQYNMPTWNKLVIYELHTGTFNVKEEGKPGDMYGVIEKLPYLRDMGINAIEIMPPFEFPGGFSWGYNPAQPFAIESEYGGPDAFKALVKAAHEHGIAIILDVVYNHFGPSDLDIWQFDGWNENGKGGIYFYNDWKSETPWGDTRPDYGRDEVRRYIRDNAMMWLEEYRVDGLRMDMIPYIRNVHADESEGSALQDGVTLLKWINSEVAGKFPWKLTIAEDLHGLDSITNSANEGDGLGFGAQWDADFVHPVRVALIDPNDADRDMTAIEKALMNQYSGNPFKRVVYTESHDEVANGKARVAEEISDGDVNNWYSKKRASLGIAMVLTSPGIPMIFQGHELLEDKWFSDTDPIDWNRLKQFNGFVNLHRDLIKLRLNYNNNTEGLSGNNTQVIRLDNEKKLIAYHRWAEGGKGDSTIVILNFSGQGYSDYRMGMPDGGLWKIRFNSNWDGYDKEFGDFEVLDTEAFEGECDGLPFNANIAVAPYTAVVLSQDR; translated from the coding sequence ATGGAACAAGATACAGTGCAACAAAGCACACAAATTGACGGTATGGGCGCTATTGTGCAGCCCGAAGGTGTATTTTTTAGGGTATGGGCGCCAAATGCCACAGAAGTATTTGTTGCGGGTTCGTTTAACGAATTTGCAAAAGACGGCAACCCACTACAGAGTGAAGGCAATGGCTATTGGGCGGGACTGGTGGAAAGTGCCGAAGAAGGGCACGAATATAAGTACTTTTTAAAAACGCCTTTTGGCGAATTCTTCAGGAATGATCCTTACGCCCGCTCGGTTACCAGTTCGGTAGGTAATTCGGTAGTTTATAACCCACAGGCCTTTGAATGGGGAGAGAGCCAATACAATATGCCTACCTGGAACAAGCTGGTGATTTACGAATTGCATACCGGAACCTTTAACGTAAAAGAGGAAGGTAAACCCGGCGATATGTATGGCGTTATTGAAAAATTGCCCTACCTGCGCGACATGGGTATTAACGCGATAGAAATTATGCCGCCGTTTGAGTTTCCTGGTGGTTTTTCCTGGGGATATAACCCTGCGCAGCCTTTTGCTATCGAATCGGAATACGGTGGCCCCGATGCTTTTAAAGCCTTGGTAAAGGCGGCTCATGAGCATGGTATAGCCATTATATTGGATGTGGTTTATAACCACTTTGGCCCGAGTGACCTGGATATATGGCAGTTTGACGGCTGGAACGAGAACGGCAAAGGCGGCATTTATTTTTATAACGACTGGAAATCTGAAACGCCCTGGGGGGATACCCGGCCGGATTATGGCCGAGACGAGGTGCGCCGCTACATCCGCGATAACGCCATGATGTGGCTGGAAGAATACCGGGTTGATGGTTTGCGTATGGATATGATCCCCTACATCCGTAACGTGCACGCCGACGAGAGCGAGGGTAGCGCGCTGCAGGACGGCGTTACTTTGCTCAAATGGATCAACAGCGAGGTGGCCGGGAAATTTCCGTGGAAGCTGACTATCGCCGAGGATCTGCATGGTTTGGATAGTATCACCAACTCCGCTAACGAGGGCGACGGACTGGGCTTTGGCGCTCAATGGGATGCCGATTTTGTACACCCTGTACGTGTGGCGCTTATTGACCCCAACGATGCCGACCGCGATATGACTGCAATAGAAAAGGCTTTGATGAACCAGTATAGCGGTAATCCGTTTAAACGGGTGGTGTATACCGAAAGTCACGATGAAGTGGCCAACGGCAAGGCCCGCGTTGCCGAAGAAATATCTGACGGCGATGTAAACAACTGGTATTCAAAAAAACGGGCCTCCTTAGGTATCGCGATGGTTTTAACTTCGCCGGGTATCCCGATGATATTCCAGGGGCACGAGCTGCTGGAAGACAAATGGTTTTCGGATACCGACCCGATAGACTGGAACCGCCTGAAACAATTTAACGGCTTTGTGAACCTGCACCGCGACCTGATTAAGCTCCGCTTAAATTACAATAACAATACCGAAGGGCTATCGGGTAATAACACCCAGGTAATTCGCCTCGACAACGAGAAGAAACTGATTGCCTATCACCGCTGGGCCGAAGGAGGCAAAGGCGATAGCACCATTGTGATACTCAACTTTAGCGGCCAGGGTTATAGCGATTACCGGATGGGCATGCCCGATGGTGGATTGTGGAAAATCCGTTTCAACAGCAACTGGGATGGTTACGACAAAGAGTTTGGCGATTTTGAGGTATTAGATACCGAAGCCTTCGAGGGCGAATGCGACGGTTTGCCGTTTAATGCCAATATAGCTGTTGCACCTTATACCGCGGTGGTATTATCGCAAGACAGGTGA
- a CDS encoding alpha/beta hydrolase: MLKPIQYFYCLLFAGVITACKNTDNVVNTPYVCPKLRFTTEQFTVVASTVLYGQATDYLGKNQNLLMDIDQPSADTLAHRPLIIYCHGGGFISGTRNNAWAVKFCQSFAKRGYVAASIDYRLGIGSGDDADVISAQVRAVQDAKAAVRYFKQTAIEQGNPYRIDTAQIYIAGESSGAVLALQMAYLRSNTDFADVGDPAILGALNGIEGSATLPYSSQIAGVISLSGGILDLNWLYNSTVPLIMVHSSNDAVMPYKTAIASPYTETKIYGSFSIDSASISLKLNSAFHTFSNAGTAPYISSTKYADSTIKYVSQELYGLIDCQRLGRR; the protein is encoded by the coding sequence ATGCTTAAACCTATACAATATTTTTATTGTTTATTATTTGCGGGTGTTATAACTGCTTGTAAAAACACGGATAACGTAGTAAATACGCCCTACGTATGCCCCAAATTGCGTTTCACTACCGAGCAATTTACGGTTGTGGCATCTACGGTGTTGTATGGGCAGGCAACCGACTACCTGGGCAAAAATCAAAACCTGCTGATGGATATTGATCAGCCATCAGCTGATACACTTGCCCACCGTCCATTAATTATTTATTGCCACGGCGGGGGCTTTATATCCGGTACGCGTAATAATGCCTGGGCTGTTAAATTTTGCCAGTCTTTTGCCAAGCGTGGTTATGTAGCCGCCAGCATCGATTACCGGCTGGGCATTGGATCCGGCGACGATGCCGATGTGATAAGCGCTCAGGTTAGGGCAGTACAGGACGCTAAAGCAGCCGTACGCTATTTTAAACAAACGGCTATTGAGCAGGGCAACCCATACCGCATCGATACAGCGCAAATTTACATCGCAGGCGAATCGTCTGGTGCCGTACTGGCTCTACAAATGGCTTATTTACGATCTAATACTGACTTTGCTGATGTTGGAGATCCGGCGATATTGGGTGCCTTAAATGGAATTGAGGGATCTGCAACGCTTCCCTACTCATCACAAATAGCAGGGGTAATCAGTTTATCAGGCGGCATCCTTGATCTTAACTGGCTATATAACAGCACCGTTCCCCTTATTATGGTTCATAGTTCAAATGATGCCGTAATGCCTTATAAAACAGCCATCGCCAGCCCCTATACCGAAACTAAAATTTACGGCAGCTTTTCTATTGATTCGGCATCCATCAGCCTGAAACTTAACTCGGCTTTTCATACCTTTAGTAATGCAGGAACGGCCCCCTACATCAGTTCAACAAAATATGCCGACAGCACCATTAAATACGTAAGTCAGGAATTATACGGGCTGATTGACTGCCAGCGGTTAGGACGCAGATAA
- a CDS encoding MFS transporter produces the protein MTQKPALSEQPEAIGHRLKSIFGGSIGNLVEWYDWYVYSAFSLYFAGSFFPKGSETAQLLNTAGIFAIGFLMRPIGGWVMGVYADRKGRKAALTLSVLLMSAGSLLIAIVPGYQRIGIAAPVILVLARIIQGLSVGGEYGTSATYLSEMATKKHRGFYSSFQYVTLIMGQLLALGVLVLLQRYFLSQQQLHSWGWRIPFGIGAVLAVSAMYLRRNLLETESFNKVNQGNPNRGTMKALMEHPKAVMMVIGLTMGGTVAFYTFSTYMQKFLVNTSGFSKNDATLISTLTLLVFMLVQPLFGLLSDKIGRKPLLITFGILGSVATIPIMTALSKTHQLWPAFGLIMLALLITSLYTSINAVVKAELFPVNVRALGVGFPYAIAVSVFGGSAEYLALLFKDEGHADWFYWYVTACIGISLIVYASMNDTKKYSRMEED, from the coding sequence ATGACGCAAAAACCAGCACTTTCAGAGCAGCCCGAGGCTATCGGCCATCGTTTAAAATCTATTTTTGGCGGCTCCATAGGCAATTTGGTCGAATGGTACGACTGGTATGTTTATTCGGCATTCTCGCTGTACTTTGCAGGTTCGTTTTTTCCGAAGGGGAGCGAGACGGCTCAGTTATTGAACACCGCAGGCATATTTGCCATAGGCTTTTTAATGCGGCCCATAGGCGGCTGGGTGATGGGCGTGTATGCCGACCGTAAGGGCCGAAAGGCCGCCCTCACTTTATCGGTATTGTTAATGAGCGCCGGTTCGTTGTTGATAGCCATCGTACCCGGATATCAGCGCATCGGCATTGCGGCACCTGTTATTTTAGTACTGGCCCGCATTATACAGGGCCTTAGCGTAGGCGGCGAGTACGGTACCAGCGCTACCTACCTCAGCGAAATGGCCACTAAAAAGCATCGCGGCTTTTATTCCAGCTTTCAGTATGTTACATTAATTATGGGCCAATTGCTGGCTTTAGGCGTGCTGGTATTATTACAGCGTTACTTTTTATCGCAACAACAGCTCCATAGCTGGGGCTGGCGCATTCCATTTGGTATAGGGGCCGTGCTGGCAGTATCTGCTATGTATTTGCGGCGCAATTTGCTCGAAACCGAATCCTTCAATAAAGTAAACCAAGGTAACCCCAACCGCGGAACGATGAAGGCCCTGATGGAACACCCTAAGGCGGTAATGATGGTGATTGGCTTAACCATGGGCGGTACAGTAGCGTTTTATACTTTTAGCACTTATATGCAAAAGTTCCTGGTCAATACGTCTGGCTTCAGCAAAAATGATGCAACGCTTATTTCAACCCTAACCTTGCTGGTGTTTATGCTGGTGCAGCCCTTATTTGGTCTGCTATCTGATAAAATAGGTCGCAAGCCCTTATTGATCACTTTCGGAATATTAGGATCAGTGGCAACCATCCCCATCATGACAGCCTTAAGCAAAACTCATCAGCTATGGCCCGCGTTCGGACTGATTATGTTGGCGTTGCTCATCACCAGTTTATATACTTCCATTAACGCCGTGGTTAAGGCCGAGCTTTTCCCGGTAAATGTGCGGGCCCTGGGTGTAGGTTTTCCGTATGCTATAGCGGTATCCGTATTTGGCGGCAGCGCCGAGTACCTGGCTCTGCTTTTTAAGGACGAAGGCCATGCCGACTGGTTCTACTGGTATGTTACCGCCTGTATTGGCATATCATTGATCGTATACGCCAGTATGAACGATACCAAAAAGTACTCGAGGATGGAAGAAGATTAA
- a CDS encoding thioredoxin domain-containing protein — MNKLSASTSPYLLQHANNPVNWFPWGAEALQKARDENKLILVSIGYSACHWCHVMENESFEDEQVAEIMNEHFVCIKVDREERPDIDQIYMSAVQLMTGRGGWPLNCVCLPDQRPIYGGTYFRKTDWMALLFNLANFWEQKPDEAKEYAVKLTEGIHQYENIGFVNEQMENTPADLEAIVKPWKQSYDFKEGGLNRAPKFPMPNNWQFLMRYAYLMQDEETNVIVRLTLEKMAKGGIYDHIGGGFARYSVDGHWHVPHFEKMLYDNAQLIGLYSEAFTWCGDELYKKVVAETIAFIQRELTSPENGFYSALDADSEGVEGKFYTFTLAEVEAILGDDAGLFAIYYNVTNEGNWEEEHTNIFFRRDDDAVLAEKLGIPADALVDKIAGLRNQVLEARAKRVLPGLDYKILTSWNALMLKGLCDAYRAFDEPAYLELALKNAHFIKDNLINKNNQLSRVYAKPTGDEKLDAIAFLDDYALLIDAFIALYEVTFDEAWLHQAKALTEHTLDHFYDNATGMFFYTPDYGEQLIARKFEVMDNVMPSSNSVMARNFKKLSLLFDESEYEAIAAQLLRNVKKLMAKYGSAYSNWAMLLLEDVMGTYEIAITGNNAGAMRREVEKRYVPNKIILGGTKGSLPLLHDKFSTQTRIFVCVDKTCQLPVTEASSAFKQIKYLD, encoded by the coding sequence ATGAACAAACTATCCGCCTCTACCTCGCCATACTTGCTCCAGCATGCTAACAACCCGGTTAACTGGTTCCCCTGGGGAGCCGAAGCCTTGCAAAAAGCGCGCGACGAAAATAAACTGATCCTGGTGAGCATCGGTTACTCCGCCTGCCATTGGTGCCATGTAATGGAGAACGAGAGCTTTGAGGATGAGCAGGTGGCCGAAATTATGAATGAGCATTTTGTGTGTATCAAGGTAGACCGGGAGGAGCGTCCCGATATCGACCAGATTTACATGAGCGCCGTACAGCTGATGACCGGCCGCGGCGGCTGGCCCCTAAACTGCGTTTGCCTGCCCGACCAGCGCCCCATTTACGGCGGCACCTACTTCCGCAAAACCGACTGGATGGCGCTGCTGTTTAACCTGGCCAACTTTTGGGAGCAAAAGCCTGACGAGGCTAAAGAATATGCCGTTAAGCTAACCGAAGGCATCCATCAGTACGAAAATATCGGCTTTGTGAACGAGCAGATGGAAAATACACCTGCGGATCTGGAAGCTATTGTAAAACCCTGGAAACAATCCTATGATTTTAAGGAGGGCGGTTTAAACCGGGCACCCAAATTCCCGATGCCCAACAACTGGCAGTTTTTAATGCGCTATGCTTACCTGATGCAGGACGAAGAAACCAATGTAATTGTAAGGCTCACGCTCGAGAAAATGGCCAAAGGCGGTATTTACGATCATATTGGCGGTGGCTTTGCCCGGTACTCGGTAGACGGGCACTGGCATGTACCCCATTTTGAAAAAATGCTGTATGATAATGCCCAACTGATTGGCTTATATTCTGAAGCGTTTACCTGGTGCGGAGATGAACTTTATAAAAAGGTAGTGGCCGAAACCATAGCTTTTATACAACGCGAACTTACCTCGCCCGAAAATGGTTTTTATTCGGCGCTCGACGCGGATAGTGAAGGGGTAGAGGGTAAGTTTTATACTTTTACCTTAGCGGAAGTTGAGGCTATTTTAGGCGATGATGCCGGGCTATTTGCCATTTACTATAACGTAACCAACGAAGGAAATTGGGAAGAGGAGCATACTAATATATTTTTCCGTCGCGATGATGATGCTGTGCTTGCAGAAAAATTGGGTATTCCGGCAGATGCCCTGGTGGATAAAATAGCAGGGTTACGTAACCAGGTTTTAGAAGCACGTGCTAAACGGGTACTGCCGGGGCTTGATTATAAAATACTAACCTCGTGGAACGCATTGATGCTTAAGGGGCTTTGCGATGCCTATCGCGCCTTTGATGAGCCCGCTTATTTAGAATTAGCTTTAAAAAACGCGCATTTTATAAAAGACAACCTGATTAATAAAAACAACCAGCTAAGCCGTGTTTATGCTAAACCTACCGGGGATGAAAAGTTGGATGCCATTGCTTTTTTAGATGATTACGCGCTGCTTATCGATGCCTTTATCGCTCTATACGAAGTTACTTTTGATGAAGCCTGGCTACATCAGGCGAAAGCCTTAACAGAGCACACCCTCGATCATTTTTATGATAACGCCACCGGGATGTTTTTTTACACACCCGATTATGGCGAGCAACTGATAGCACGTAAGTTTGAGGTGATGGATAACGTGATGCCTTCATCAAACTCGGTAATGGCACGCAATTTTAAAAAGCTAAGCCTGTTGTTTGACGAAAGCGAATACGAGGCCATTGCCGCCCAGCTATTGCGGAACGTTAAAAAACTAATGGCCAAATATGGTTCGGCTTATTCAAACTGGGCTATGTTGTTGCTGGAAGATGTGATGGGAACTTACGAAATTGCCATTACCGGTAACAATGCCGGGGCTATGCGCCGTGAGGTTGAAAAAAGATATGTCCCCAATAAAATTATCTTGGGCGGAACAAAAGGAAGTTTACCTTTGTTGCATGATAAGTTTAGCACACAAACCCGAATTTTTGTTTGTGTAGATAAAACATGCCAGTTGCCAGTAACAGAGGCGAGCTCGGCATTTAAACAAATTAAATACCTGGACTAA
- a CDS encoding transposase, which yields MSGKKTETARRKYDDEFKRDVLKMISGGRSVQDVSNSLGLNTGMVHRWRGEQNQADVTSKSLAEGHGPEVSRGDHELVKARLREVEQERDILKKALGIFSRGI from the coding sequence ATGTCGGGAAAAAAAACAGAGACCGCACGTAGGAAATACGATGACGAGTTTAAGCGAGATGTGTTGAAAATGATATCGGGAGGCCGTTCCGTTCAGGACGTGTCGAATTCACTGGGCCTAAATACGGGCATGGTTCATCGGTGGCGTGGAGAGCAAAACCAGGCAGATGTGACATCGAAGTCATTGGCCGAAGGCCATGGTCCCGAAGTTTCAAGAGGGGATCATGAGCTGGTTAAGGCACGTTTACGAGAGGTGGAACAGGAGCGAGATATTTTAAAAAAAGCCTTGGGCATTTTCAGCCGGGGGATCTAA
- a CDS encoding nuclear transport factor 2 family protein has product MMDNKQLIEKFYRSFAAADAEGMVSCYADNIEFKDPAFGLLKGKDVKNMWRMLLKNPNIKVTVSDIKADDQTGSANWVAVYTFSRTGREVTNRVSAKFEFQDGKIIKHTDFFNLWKWAGQAMGVMGYLLGWTPLMQNKIRKQALTLLGKYDS; this is encoded by the coding sequence ATGATGGATAATAAGCAGTTGATCGAAAAGTTTTACCGGTCGTTCGCGGCCGCGGATGCCGAAGGAATGGTAAGTTGCTATGCCGATAACATTGAATTTAAAGATCCGGCATTCGGACTGTTAAAAGGCAAGGATGTCAAAAATATGTGGCGTATGCTGCTTAAAAACCCCAACATCAAGGTTACAGTAAGCGATATTAAAGCTGATGATCAAACCGGAAGTGCCAACTGGGTAGCCGTTTATACCTTTAGCCGTACCGGCCGGGAGGTAACTAACCGCGTTTCTGCAAAATTTGAGTTTCAGGATGGTAAAATAATCAAGCATACCGATTTTTTTAACCTTTGGAAATGGGCTGGCCAAGCCATGGGCGTAATGGGTTACTTGTTGGGTTGGACGCCTTTGATGCAAAACAAAATCCGGAAACAGGCGCTGACTTTACTGGGGAAATACGACAGCTAA
- a CDS encoding group III truncated hemoglobin has protein sequence MKRLITNKADIQFLVDQFYIKVKADDVIGPIFNDAKNFSWDTHIPVMVSFWETMLLDQVTYKGNPMLTHIELNKRVPLNAEHFERWMKLFFETIDEHFEGDAVVEAKKRATAMEGLMQLKIAQSLNKGFIQ, from the coding sequence ATGAAGCGCCTGATCACCAATAAAGCCGATATCCAATTTTTAGTAGATCAATTTTACATCAAGGTAAAAGCTGATGATGTGATAGGCCCTATTTTTAACGACGCGAAAAACTTTTCTTGGGATACGCATATCCCGGTAATGGTTAGCTTTTGGGAGACTATGCTGCTTGATCAGGTAACTTACAAGGGTAACCCCATGTTAACGCATATCGAATTGAATAAACGCGTACCTTTAAACGCGGAACATTTTGAGCGGTGGATGAAACTGTTTTTTGAAACGATTGATGAGCATTTTGAAGGCGATGCGGTGGTTGAAGCCAAAAAAAGAGCGACTGCCATGGAAGGGTTGATGCAGTTGAAGATAGCGCAAAGTTTAAATAAAGGATTTATACAATAG
- a CDS encoding FKBP-type peptidyl-prolyl cis-trans isomerase yields MKIEPQSVVSLTYDLYVNQEDGTEGLVESATQEQPLTFLYGVGQMLPKFEEHLSTLSTGDDYEFRLSAEDAYGQYDEEAVANLPKEMFNGNDLPEIGSTLPLQDNEGHHFQGQVVSIAEDSVIVDLNHPMAGQALHFKGNILNVRPATPEELSHGHAHGPDGHHHH; encoded by the coding sequence ATGAAGATTGAACCCCAAAGCGTAGTATCGCTAACTTATGACCTGTATGTTAACCAGGAAGATGGTACAGAAGGTTTAGTGGAAAGTGCCACACAAGAGCAGCCATTAACTTTTTTATATGGCGTGGGCCAGATGCTACCTAAATTTGAGGAGCATTTAAGCACACTTTCAACAGGTGACGATTATGAGTTTCGCCTGAGCGCCGAAGACGCTTACGGCCAATATGATGAGGAGGCAGTAGCTAACTTACCTAAAGAAATGTTTAACGGAAATGATCTGCCCGAAATTGGCAGCACATTACCTTTGCAAGACAACGAAGGTCATCATTTTCAGGGTCAGGTAGTATCAATTGCCGAGGATTCGGTAATTGTTGACTTGAACCACCCTATGGCTGGCCAGGCTCTGCACTTTAAAGGTAATATTTTAAATGTGCGCCCTGCTACTCCAGAGGAGCTTTCTCATGGCCATGCACATGGTCCGGATGGTCATCACCATCACTAA
- a CDS encoding IS3 family transposase, with protein sequence MVYAFILSQETLFSVIIMCQVLSVSRSCYYAYRKKDLRLENPEIRQIELQVVNAFTLHKRRYGVRRLMPELLDQGLKIGHCKLRRILQENKLKAIQPRSFVPRTTDSRHPYPISPNLLRKTPFPVKVNQVWVGDITYIPLQAGGWCYLAVWMDLFSRKVTG encoded by the coding sequence ATGGTATATGCCTTCATTTTATCCCAGGAAACGCTTTTTTCGGTAATTATCATGTGCCAGGTTCTATCGGTCAGCCGGAGCTGTTATTACGCTTACCGAAAAAAAGACCTTAGGCTTGAAAACCCTGAAATAAGGCAGATTGAATTACAGGTGGTTAATGCCTTTACCTTGCATAAGCGGCGGTATGGGGTCCGCAGACTGATGCCTGAGTTGCTGGATCAGGGCTTAAAGATAGGCCATTGCAAGCTCCGCCGGATCTTACAAGAAAACAAGTTAAAAGCGATTCAGCCGAGGTCGTTTGTGCCTCGCACAACCGACAGTCGACACCCTTATCCTATTAGTCCCAACCTGTTAAGGAAAACGCCCTTCCCAGTAAAGGTAAACCAGGTATGGGTTGGAGATATCACTTACATCCCTTTACAAGCAGGAGGCTGGTGCTATCTGGCCGTTTGGATGGATTTGTTTTCGCGTAAAGTAACGGGCTGA
- a CDS encoding RNA polymerase sigma factor, with protein MTDFEQIYLQYSPQIFRVCMGYINDAEQARDLTQETFIAVWKNLSAFKHQSKISTWIFRIATNNCLRALQKSKKIRITELPYDLPAVAPEDTKEEQLAFLYQSIAALEETERIIISLVLEDLPQAEIAEIVGLSNVNVRVKIHRIKEKLAVKFKNHGQFE; from the coding sequence ATGACAGACTTTGAACAGATTTATTTGCAATACTCTCCGCAGATATTCAGGGTTTGTATGGGGTATATTAATGATGCTGAGCAGGCACGAGATTTAACCCAGGAAACTTTTATAGCCGTTTGGAAGAATCTGTCTGCGTTTAAGCATCAATCAAAAATAAGTACCTGGATTTTTCGAATTGCTACCAATAACTGCTTAAGGGCGTTGCAGAAATCGAAAAAAATCAGAATAACAGAGCTGCCGTACGATCTGCCAGCTGTTGCCCCTGAAGATACAAAGGAAGAGCAGTTAGCCTTTTTATATCAGTCCATTGCCGCTTTGGAAGAAACCGAACGGATCATCATTTCATTGGTATTAGAGGATTTGCCACAAGCTGAAATTGCCGAAATTGTTGGCTTAAGCAACGTTAACGTACGGGTAAAAATTCACCGGATAAAAGAAAAATTAGCCGTTAAATTTAAAAATCATGGACAATTTGAATGA